One region of Gilliamella sp. ESL0405 genomic DNA includes:
- a CDS encoding lipoprotein gives MQSTIKLFSLCLVVLTLVGCGLKGPLYHPTNNSYQSSISFMLLK, from the coding sequence ATGCAATCTACAATAAAATTATTTTCTCTATGTTTAGTCGTATTGACTTTAGTTGGCTGTGGGTTAAAAGGGCCTCTTTATCATCCTACCAATAACTCTTATCAATCGAGCATTTCTTTTATGTTATTAAAATAG
- the yigB gene encoding 5-amino-6-(5-phospho-D-ribitylamino)uracil phosphatase YigB: MHFYRSIHCIKAITFDLDDTLYDNSLIVENAEAQMIKVLQKYDALQHLTLADFHAEKKAMLALDPEIYHDVIVWRIKTISSVLTKAKVSPVQIPAITDEAMACFTFWRHKMHVPNVTHQLLTQLATKYPLAVITNGNVEIDKIGLNDYFQFSLRGGADGRSKPFPEIFELAAQKLALPADQILHVGDNLSTDFNGAINSGFLACWINIFAKDIFQLADARCLPHIEITQLPELDNLL, encoded by the coding sequence ATGCATTTTTATCGTTCAATCCATTGCATCAAAGCCATCACTTTTGATCTTGACGATACCTTATATGACAATAGTTTGATTGTTGAAAATGCCGAAGCGCAGATGATTAAGGTTTTACAAAAATATGATGCCTTACAACATTTAACCTTAGCGGATTTTCATGCCGAAAAAAAAGCAATGTTAGCGCTTGATCCGGAAATTTACCATGATGTCATTGTTTGGCGAATTAAAACCATTAGCTCTGTTTTAACTAAAGCCAAAGTAAGCCCGGTGCAAATCCCGGCAATAACGGATGAAGCAATGGCGTGTTTTACTTTTTGGCGTCACAAAATGCATGTCCCCAACGTAACGCATCAATTATTAACTCAACTCGCAACAAAATATCCTTTAGCTGTCATCACCAATGGTAATGTTGAAATTGACAAAATTGGTTTAAATGATTATTTTCAGTTCTCATTACGAGGCGGTGCCGACGGGCGATCAAAACCCTTTCCGGAAATATTTGAGTTAGCAGCGCAAAAACTAGCACTGCCAGCTGACCAAATTTTACATGTTGGCGATAATTTATCAACCGATTTCAATGGTGCAATCAATAGTGGATTTTTAGCCTGTTGGATAAATATTTTTGCCAAAGATATTTTTCAACTCGCCGATGCCAGATGTTTGCCGCATATTGAAATAACACAATTGCCAGAATTAGATAATCTGTTATAA
- the xerC gene encoding tyrosine recombinase XerC: MDQSAQHGLPLLTQPVEQFLDYLKSEKQLSLNTQINYRRQLYALISLIKDSEIARWQDLDSSAVRLLISQSKRAGLQARSLSLRLSALRSFYDWMIKCDLVSANPARSVLNPKLGQHLPKNIDIDEINQLLNIEYNDPLSVRDRAMLEVMYGSGLRLSELVNLNCRELNLQDGEVRVMGKGNKERKLPLGRESIKWIKHWLSMRDFLAPQDDALFISKLGKRISARNVEKRFAQWGVKQGLSAHVHPHKLRHSFATHMLESSGDLRAVQELLGHSDLSTTQVYTHLDFSHLSEVYDAAHPRAKRGKK; encoded by the coding sequence ATGGATCAATCTGCACAACATGGTTTACCATTATTAACTCAGCCGGTTGAACAATTTCTAGATTATTTAAAATCTGAAAAACAGCTCAGTTTAAATACTCAAATTAATTATCGACGCCAACTTTATGCACTTATCAGCTTAATAAAAGATAGCGAGATAGCCCGCTGGCAAGATCTCGATTCATCAGCCGTCAGATTATTAATCAGTCAGAGTAAACGGGCTGGATTGCAGGCAAGAAGTCTGTCATTACGCTTATCCGCCTTGCGTAGCTTTTATGATTGGATGATTAAGTGTGATCTGGTTAGCGCCAATCCTGCTCGAAGTGTTTTAAATCCTAAGTTAGGGCAACATCTGCCAAAAAATATCGATATCGATGAAATCAATCAACTGCTTAATATTGAATATAACGACCCGCTCTCAGTGCGTGATAGAGCCATGCTTGAAGTGATGTACGGTTCCGGCTTGCGACTGTCTGAATTAGTCAACCTTAATTGTCGGGAGCTGAATTTGCAAGACGGTGAAGTACGGGTAATGGGGAAAGGTAATAAAGAGCGCAAATTACCGTTAGGGCGAGAATCGATTAAATGGATTAAACATTGGCTATCAATGCGGGATTTTTTAGCGCCACAAGATGATGCGCTGTTTATTTCCAAATTAGGTAAAAGAATTTCAGCCCGCAACGTGGAAAAACGATTTGCTCAATGGGGCGTGAAACAAGGTTTAAGCGCACATGTTCACCCACATAAATTACGCCACTCATTTGCTACTCATATGTTAGAATCCAGCGGTGATTTGCGAGCAGTGCAAGAGCTACTTGGGCATTCGGACTTATCAACAACGCAAGTCTACACTCATTTGGATTTTTCACATCTGTCTGAAGTTTATGATGCCGCACACCCAAGAGCCAAAAGAGGAAAAAAATAA
- the lysA gene encoding diaminopimelate decarboxylase, producing MDFLHYRNGQLLAQNIAITDLAEHYGTPLYVYSADDIVEQFKAYQAPLSECKHLICYAIKANSNLSVLSLLAKLGAGFDIVSQGELERVLKAGADPKKIVFSGVAKSVAEIKRALEVGIKCFNVESEAELYRINEIAEQLGKIAAISLRVNPDVDAKTHPYISTGLRENKFGISYQLALETYQKAQLLPHIKIVGVDCHIGSQLTELSPFVDAADRILALVDKLKAHNITLEHIDLGGGLGVCYDNEKPPSISALITALKQKLAPYPELEILFEPGRSIVANSGILITKVEYTKHQDDQHFAIVDAGMNDLIRPALYQAWMKVLPAKAPQSCDQSYVYNVVGPICESSDVLAYQRELSVKQDDLLVICSAGAYGFSMASNYNSHPRPAEVMLIDDQHKIIRERETFDDLWRGEQV from the coding sequence ATGGATTTTCTACATTATCGCAATGGCCAATTATTGGCTCAAAACATTGCTATAACAGATCTGGCTGAGCACTATGGGACGCCATTATATGTTTATTCGGCAGATGATATAGTTGAGCAGTTTAAGGCTTATCAAGCGCCACTATCAGAATGTAAGCACTTAATTTGTTATGCGATAAAAGCAAATAGCAATCTATCGGTATTAAGCTTATTAGCTAAATTAGGTGCTGGATTTGACATTGTTTCACAAGGCGAGCTGGAACGTGTTTTAAAGGCCGGAGCCGATCCGAAAAAAATTGTCTTTTCCGGTGTAGCAAAATCTGTTGCTGAAATCAAACGGGCTTTAGAAGTTGGTATTAAATGCTTTAATGTTGAATCCGAAGCGGAACTATACCGCATTAACGAAATAGCCGAACAGTTAGGTAAAATTGCCGCCATTTCGTTACGAGTTAACCCCGATGTTGACGCAAAAACCCACCCTTATATTTCAACCGGATTACGGGAAAATAAATTTGGAATCAGCTATCAATTAGCGTTAGAAACTTATCAAAAAGCGCAATTATTACCTCATATTAAAATAGTCGGTGTTGATTGCCATATCGGCTCGCAATTGACAGAACTATCACCCTTTGTTGATGCTGCTGATCGGATTTTAGCGTTAGTTGATAAGCTCAAAGCGCATAACATCACCCTTGAACATATCGATTTAGGTGGCGGCCTGGGCGTGTGTTATGATAACGAAAAGCCCCCTTCAATATCAGCCCTTATTACCGCATTAAAACAAAAATTAGCCCCTTATCCTGAACTGGAAATTCTCTTTGAACCGGGGCGATCTATTGTTGCCAATAGTGGCATATTGATTACTAAAGTTGAATATACTAAACATCAAGATGATCAGCATTTTGCTATTGTTGATGCGGGTATGAATGATTTAATCAGACCAGCGCTTTATCAAGCTTGGATGAAAGTATTACCGGCAAAAGCGCCACAATCTTGCGATCAAAGCTATGTTTATAATGTCGTTGGACCCATTTGTGAATCGAGTGATGTTTTAGCTTATCAACGTGAGCTTAGCGTTAAACAAGATGATCTGTTAGTGATATGCAGTGCTGGCGCTTATGGATTTAGTATGGCATCAAACTATAACAGTCATCCACGCCCCGCCGAAGTGATGTTGATTGATGATCAACATAAAATCATTCGTGAACGTGAAACGTTTGATGATTTATGGCGTGGTGAACAGGTTTAA
- a CDS encoding DUF484 family protein, giving the protein MVAKDTQIESAKCAEHQNSAIELNDEIVSQYIIDNPDFFIRNAARIEQMRVPHPVRGIISLPEWHMARQRNKISQLESEITLLMEHAIANERLFSDMLYLQLQLIKANSLDELILSLNSWAKALGLSGAYLYLFDDKWLLNAPSNYHNLALNASQFDFIRVRHLQYSQYYLGRLNSTEVDFLFPTHGYIGSVALSLFGKFGDLGLLIFTSPDSQHYQAGQGTLLLEKICEILPILIERWVMRKK; this is encoded by the coding sequence ATGGTTGCTAAAGATACCCAGATAGAGAGCGCAAAATGCGCTGAGCATCAAAATTCAGCGATTGAATTAAATGATGAAATTGTCAGTCAATATATTATCGATAATCCGGATTTTTTTATCCGTAATGCGGCACGTATTGAACAGATGCGGGTACCGCATCCGGTGCGGGGGATTATTTCCTTACCCGAATGGCACATGGCAAGGCAGCGTAATAAAATCAGCCAGTTGGAATCTGAAATCACATTATTAATGGAGCACGCTATCGCTAATGAACGACTATTTAGTGATATGCTGTACTTACAGCTTCAATTAATCAAAGCCAATAGCTTAGATGAACTTATCCTCTCGCTCAATAGCTGGGCAAAAGCGCTAGGACTTAGCGGCGCTTATTTATATCTGTTTGATGACAAATGGTTACTAAATGCGCCGTCAAACTATCACAACCTCGCTTTAAACGCTTCACAGTTTGATTTTATCCGTGTTAGGCATCTACAATATAGCCAATATTATTTAGGCAGGTTAAATTCAACAGAAGTCGATTTTTTATTTCCAACACATGGTTATATTGGATCGGTGGCGTTATCATTATTTGGTAAATTTGGTGATTTAGGTCTTTTAATCTTTACCAGTCCGGATTCACAGCATTATCAAGCAGGACAAGGCACATTACTTTTAGAAAAAATCTGCGAAATATTACCCATTTTAATTGAAAGATGGGTAATGCGTAAAAAGTAA
- the uvrD gene encoding DNA helicase II — protein sequence MKTSLLDDLNTEQQNAVTTDNQYTIVLAGAGSGKTRVLVHRIAWLCIEKHYSPNSIFAVTFTNKAAAEMQERIQAIVGEGYFNGMWVGTFHGLTHRLLRMFAKQAHLPSNFQLIDSEDQIRLIKRIFRELKIDEKQWSPKECAGFISSQKEKGLRANDIAPEDPKQVMWQTIYRDYQAICDRVGYVDFSELILRAYELLCRDKDVLNYCHQRFSNILIDEFQDTNQIQYQFVQKLAGDTANVMIVGDDDQSIYSWRGANADNLQLFIRDYPDTEIIRLEQNYRSTGIILQAANELIAKNQNRLGKNLWTDSGDGEKISLYVGFNDIDEARFVIGQIKKRHEEGEKYASCAILYRNNVQSRIFEDTLLQNGLPYQIYGSIRFYERQEVKLALAYLRLLHDHNNDMAFEATVNTPSRGIGQVTLDKIRLTANQHQISLWNACLKLIQMNALTERQRSGISRFLELIDSIYHEVDNLPFYQQLDVILKLSGVLQMYEQEPGIKGQSRLENLEELVSAAEQFYRTNENAVIEDSQTGETLTVLESFLAYTSLESRDVIKDQDCVQLMTLHAAKGLEFDNVFIVGLEEGLFPAQKSSQETDRMEEERRLAYVGITRARKCLTLTLSELRRLYGREERNLPSRFLAELPVDNLNEISYRGNLTHRSGAGHELTKDEQFYQERKKSYWEKSRESDGYTLGRKVKHNRFGEGTIVNLDGEGDHRRVQIAFVNEGIKWLVVKLANLTLL from the coding sequence ATAAAAACATCATTATTAGATGACCTCAATACTGAACAACAAAATGCCGTCACAACCGACAACCAATACACCATTGTGCTTGCCGGTGCGGGCAGTGGTAAAACACGTGTTTTAGTCCACCGCATTGCCTGGCTTTGTATTGAAAAACACTATTCGCCTAACTCCATTTTTGCTGTAACTTTTACCAATAAAGCTGCTGCTGAAATGCAAGAGCGGATACAAGCTATAGTGGGTGAAGGTTATTTCAACGGTATGTGGGTGGGTACTTTTCATGGTTTAACACACCGTTTATTACGCATGTTTGCTAAACAAGCGCATCTACCTTCTAACTTTCAACTGATTGATTCCGAAGATCAGATTCGGCTAATTAAACGCATCTTTCGTGAATTAAAAATTGATGAAAAGCAGTGGTCACCTAAAGAGTGTGCTGGTTTTATCTCCTCGCAAAAAGAGAAAGGGCTTAGAGCCAATGACATTGCCCCGGAAGACCCAAAACAAGTGATGTGGCAGACGATTTATCGTGATTATCAAGCGATTTGTGATCGTGTTGGTTATGTCGATTTTTCTGAATTAATCTTAAGGGCATATGAGCTATTATGCCGTGATAAAGACGTGTTGAATTATTGTCATCAGCGTTTTTCGAATATTTTAATCGATGAATTTCAAGATACTAACCAAATTCAATACCAGTTTGTGCAAAAACTAGCGGGCGATACCGCTAATGTGATGATTGTTGGCGATGATGATCAATCCATTTACAGTTGGCGAGGCGCCAATGCTGATAATTTACAACTGTTTATCCGAGATTATCCGGATACGGAGATTATTCGCCTTGAACAAAATTACCGATCAACCGGCATTATCTTACAGGCGGCAAATGAGTTAATCGCTAAAAATCAAAACCGGCTAGGTAAAAATTTATGGACTGATAGCGGTGACGGTGAAAAAATTTCACTTTATGTTGGGTTTAATGATATTGACGAAGCACGATTTGTTATTGGTCAAATCAAAAAGCGGCATGAAGAAGGGGAAAAATACGCTAGCTGTGCGATCTTATATCGCAATAATGTTCAATCTCGTATCTTTGAAGACACGTTATTGCAAAATGGCTTGCCGTATCAGATCTATGGATCTATCCGCTTTTATGAAAGGCAAGAGGTGAAATTAGCGCTAGCCTACCTACGTTTATTGCACGATCACAATAATGACATGGCATTTGAAGCCACCGTCAACACGCCTAGTCGTGGGATAGGACAAGTTACATTAGATAAGATCAGGCTGACGGCTAACCAACATCAAATCTCGCTATGGAATGCCTGTTTGAAGTTGATACAGATGAATGCATTAACGGAAAGGCAACGCTCAGGCATAAGTCGCTTTTTGGAACTGATCGACTCCATTTATCATGAAGTTGATAACCTGCCGTTTTATCAGCAACTTGATGTGATACTTAAATTATCCGGCGTACTGCAAATGTACGAACAAGAGCCGGGCATTAAAGGGCAATCAAGATTAGAAAATCTCGAAGAGCTGGTTTCAGCTGCTGAACAGTTTTATCGCACTAATGAAAATGCTGTGATTGAAGATAGCCAAACAGGTGAAACCCTTACCGTGTTAGAGTCATTTTTAGCTTATACTTCGCTTGAAAGTCGGGATGTGATAAAAGATCAAGATTGTGTGCAATTGATGACACTGCATGCCGCTAAAGGCTTGGAATTTGATAATGTCTTTATTGTTGGATTAGAAGAGGGGCTATTTCCGGCTCAGAAATCTTCGCAAGAAACCGATAGAATGGAAGAAGAGCGGCGTTTGGCTTATGTTGGGATCACCAGAGCGCGCAAGTGCTTAACCTTGACTTTATCGGAACTAAGACGTTTATATGGACGTGAAGAGCGTAATTTACCGTCAAGATTTCTTGCTGAATTGCCGGTTGATAATCTCAATGAAATTAGTTATCGAGGCAACTTAACCCATCGCTCTGGCGCTGGCCATGAGTTAACGAAAGATGAACAATTTTATCAAGAGCGTAAAAAATCTTATTGGGAAAAAAGCCGTGAAAGCGACGGTTATACTTTAGGACGCAAAGTCAAACATAACCGCTTTGGTGAAGGCACAATTGTCAATCTTGACGGTGAAGGTGACCACAGACGGGTACAGATCGCTTTTGTGAATGAAGGGATTAAATGGCTGGTGGTTAAACTGGCTAATCTAACCTTATTATAA
- the dapF gene encoding diaminopimelate epimerase, whose translation MNFSKMHGLGNDFMVIDAVTQNVHLSAEMIKRMADRYTGVGFDQLLIVEPPYSPESDFHYRIFNSDGSEVEQCGNGARCFARFVRLKGLTKKRVLKVSTMKGNIVLTVNDDETVRVNMGTPIFEPNKIPFKANKEEKTYIIRAQEQTILCGVASMGNPHCVVQVDNIVTAAVATIGPLLEQHERFPERANIGFMHIIDRNNINLRVFERGVGETQACGTGACAAVAVGINQGLLNQSVNVNLPGGKLLIEWKGDDHPLFMTGPATHVYDGFIAV comes from the coding sequence ATGAACTTTTCAAAGATGCATGGACTCGGTAATGATTTTATGGTTATTGATGCGGTGACGCAAAATGTTCATCTTTCTGCTGAAATGATTAAACGTATGGCCGATAGATATACCGGCGTTGGATTTGATCAATTACTCATTGTTGAGCCACCTTACTCGCCAGAGAGTGATTTTCATTATCGAATCTTTAATTCGGACGGTAGCGAAGTGGAACAGTGTGGAAATGGTGCACGCTGTTTTGCCCGTTTTGTTCGATTAAAAGGCTTAACCAAAAAACGAGTCTTAAAAGTTAGCACAATGAAAGGCAACATCGTATTAACCGTCAACGATGATGAAACCGTGCGGGTCAATATGGGCACACCAATATTTGAACCGAATAAAATTCCTTTTAAAGCCAATAAAGAAGAGAAGACTTATATCATTCGGGCGCAAGAGCAGACTATTTTATGTGGTGTTGCCTCAATGGGTAATCCACATTGCGTTGTACAAGTGGATAATATTGTCACTGCCGCTGTGGCAACCATAGGGCCATTATTAGAACAGCATGAACGCTTTCCGGAGCGGGCTAATATTGGCTTTATGCACATTATCGATCGCAATAATATCAATTTGCGGGTCTTTGAACGTGGCGTTGGCGAAACTCAAGCTTGTGGGACGGGCGCTTGTGCAGCCGTTGCTGTCGGGATTAATCAAGGCTTATTAAATCAAAGTGTCAATGTGAATTTGCCGGGCGGTAAATTACTGATTGAATGGAAAGGCGATGATCACCCGCTGTTTATGACAGGTCCGGCGACACACGTTTATGACGGATTTATAGCAGTATAG